The window CTTCAGTTACAAGTATAATCTGCCCTCCAGGATGCAGATGCCATTTGGTTCTTGCTCCTGGTTCAAAAGTTACATTACCTATGCTTATAGTAAGTAATTGTTCATCCTGACAAAGCATTTTCAGCCAGACGTTACCTGTAAAATTGTTGTTGGTTACTTTCTTGCCTTTTGGGAAAATATAGGTCTTTCCCCCTTCTAATGTGGACTTAGTACAACAACTTGATAAAAGTAACACTGATAGAAGTAATATAACTACATGTTTCATCTTAATATTAGAATTTTCATTGGTTATAAGTTTTTTTCAAAGAATTCAGTTAATTTATTCACTGCTTTTTCTACATATTCTGGTCTCCAATACGTTTGGATATGCGTTGCACCGTCAATAATAAACAATTCTTTCTCTTTTGCATTTACCGCTTTTGGAAATGCTTCATCTGTCATGTACTTGGTATCTGCTTTACTGCCTGCAATCATCAATAAAGGTTGATTGATTAAATCCATATTTTCTGCAGCATCCCAAGTCATTAAATCCAATAAATTACTAGTAGGATACAAGAAAGTTGAATTTGGGTGAGCATTGGTTCTGTAGTAATATATATATCCTTCACGATACAGGTCGGTACTAATTTTCTGGATTTCTTCATCCGTAATACTTGCCACACCTGAATATATTATTTTACCGCCTGCTGCTTCTTGAGCTCTCGCATCAGAAGCTTGTTTTAATCGTTCCTGTATTGTATTCAATCCCGAATTCAGAAATCCGTTACGTCTAACCTCCCCTGAATTGAACATACTTAAAGTAGCAACCACCTTAAATCTTTTGTCAGATTGAGTGGCTTTTAAAGTGTAACCACCACCGCCGCAAATCCCGAATGCAACAATACGGTTGATATCAACTCCGGGGTATTGAGAAATAAAATCTGCCATTCCGTGGATATCTTCTGTTCTGAAGACTGGCTTATCTGTATGGCGGGGTTCCCCACCACTAGCCCCCTGATAAGAGGCATCTGCGGCAATAGTAATGTAACCGGCTTCTGCCAATCGCTGTGCATAAAGTCCTGCTGTCTGTTCTTTAACGCCACCATTTGGATGTGCAACAGTGATTGCTGCATATTTTTTTGAAGGGTTATAATTTGCCGGAGTGTAAACATTAGCAGCAATATCAATTCCATTCAATGTATATTTTACAGGGTGAATATTTACTTTTCCTGCTACATTTTCTGTAATTGCATCATCATAAGCCAATCCGAAAGGATTACTATGTTGGATCACTCCAGTTTTTTCCATTTTTGTTTGATTAATTTTTTTCGTTTGAGCATTAATACTTAAGCTTGTCGTAACCGCGATTAATGCTACTATTGATATCGTAATCTTTTTCATTTTTTTAACTTATTTAGTTCTATTTTTTAAAACCTGGTTCAAGATCATTTTAGCTGCATTTGATTTTTCTATACTAATGGTAGAACTGATTATGGTAACAAATTCATTCAACTGCTCCGGTGACCATCCTAAGTTTAAAGAAATACCTAAATGAGATTGTAACATCGGGTCTGCATCACCAATAGCGGTGATTACAGAAATCGTAGCAAGTTCCCTTTGAACATACGTCAAAACATCTCTTTCAAAGATATCTGCGAATAAATGTTCCTTTAAAAATGTATCTATTGCTGGAGCAAAGGCTGAATAACCCGAAAGTTTATCTGGCTGCTGTGTTCTGGTAAGCTCTTCCAGAATTTTCTTTCCTCGTGCGTACTTGCTATTATTATTTCCTATAATTGAAGCTGCTTTTCCAATATTATCATTAATACCTTTTGCCTTCCTTTCCTCAAGAACTTCCATAAAACTCTGTAAGCCTCTTATACTTCTTGGAAAACCACAATAGGCATAAGTATGTATTAAAATTTCTTTTATTTCATTAATGGTCAGACCTGACTCAAGACCGGAGTTTAAGCTGCCTTTTAATTCTGGTAATCTACCTTGTGCTGTAAATGAGGAAATGGTAATGATGTTTTTGTCTTTTTCACTTAAATGACTCCTTTGTGTTGTTAATCGCTGCGCTTTCATACCGGTTGTAAAAAGTGAAATACTCATTATTTGTATGATTAGAATGAAATACTTCAATTGTTTCATTATTTTACTTTTAAAGGTTAATTACTTATCCAAACCTTTCTCTTTCAGCCATTTTGATAATAATTCTGCTACTTCTACATTGTTCAGATCTGACATTAGAAAATGGGTATTTCCCTTAATGCCCAATTCAGGAAGATGAACAATAGTAACATCACCACCGTGACTATTGACAACTTTTGCCCATTGCCTTGCCATTGTCAAAACATTTTTCCAAAAATTTAGGGATGCTGCGTTGGTTTCTTCAGTTGGAATATAATCTCCGTAGTAAACTACAATTGGGATTTTGGTCAGCTTCATAAATTCATTCATTGGCACTCCCTTTCCTCCTCGGTTTCCTTCAGGTTCTTCACCTTCCGGAAAGGTGAATCCTCCAGGTTCGTAGGCAACAACGGCTTTTATATGTTCATTTTTAATGGCTGTTTTCCAACCGGGGGAACCTCCTGCCGAATGTGTGAAAAGAATCCCATTTCCAGATTTATCCATAACTGAAGACATTGCATTTACAATTGTTGTCTCGTCTACATTTCCTGTATTGGGTGTCATCATACGGAAAAATTGATCCATAGAAATGCTGTCTTTTGGAAACTGAACACCCTCATTGAATTGGGGATATAATCCAATTCTAAATTGAGTGAACCAAGTCTGGTCATCCGGCGTACCGCTAATTTGTCCGGGTTTTGTAGTCTGCCCAGCCTCTCCCCGACCTGGTTGATCAACGAGATATATACTATAACCTTTTCTTAAAAAAATATTTGCAAAACCTTCTCTTCCATCCGCTGTGGTCTGCCAGCTTCGTCTAGATTGTCCGTAACCGTGAAGGAAAACCATCGAAAGTTTTTTAGGTTTTACAGGAATTTGATAAAAAACATCGGCGTGGTCTCCGTGTCTTGTTTGTCCGCCTTGGCGCACATTCCATGGTTTTAACGGATCGAAAACACCTTCACTTTTGATAACTGAGCCTCCGGCTGAAAAATTACCTTGTGATACAATAGTAATGGGTTTTTGTACCATCTTATTCTGTGCCTTAGCAATTAAATTTGATACTAAAATTAAGATGATTAAGCTTAAATATGTTGTCGTTTTATTCTGCATTACTCCTTTTTTAAGTTGAATATCAAAAGGAAAGAAAACGAGTGCAATTTTCTTTTGATACTATTTTTATTGATGAAGTTTGATTACAAGTCCAATTTTCTTTCACTTAACCATTTAACCATATTGGGGTCTCTGTGATCAAAAAATAAGCTTGAGGCAGTGTCTAAAGTTGCGATAGCATCCATATCTTCAGAAGAAAGTTCAAAATTGAAAATATTGAAATTCTCAGCCATTCTTTCTTTTCTTACAGATTTTGGAATGACAATTACATTTCTACTCGTCAGCCAGTTCAAAATAACCTGAGCTACAGATTTGTTGTATTTTTCAGCAATTGTTTTTAAAACTTTATTATTAAAAATATCATTCTTTCCTTCTGCAAAAGGTCCCCAGGATTCAATCTGTACATTATTTTCAATTAAGAATTTTTGTGTTTCAACCTGTTGATGGAATGGATGGGTCTCTATTTGATTGACCGCTGGCGTAAATCCACTATTTGAAATCATATCTGCAATTCTGTCTGGATGAAAATTAGAAACTCCTATGGCTCTTATTTTACCTGAATGATATAATTCCTGCATTGCTTTCCATGAACCGAAAATATCTCCGTAAGGCTGATGAATCAGATATAAATCAAGATATTCCAATTGAAGTTTTTTCAGTGACTTCTCAAAGGCTTTCAAGGTTTTTTCATATCCTGCATCCTGTACCCAGAGTTTTGTCGTAATAAAAAGTTCTTCTCTAGTAACACCACTTCTTTTGATTGCATTTCCTACCGCTTCTTCGTTTCCATAGGACGCTGCTGTATCAATCAATCGATAGCCTGTTTCAATGGCTTCAACAACTGCTTTTTCACATTCTGCTAAATCAGCAACCTGAAATACTCCAAATCCTAAAACCGGCATTTCAACATCGTTGTTCAATATTACTTTTTTCATTTTTTATCTTATTTAATTATACTTCGCAAAAACTAAAAATTGGATAATCAATTTGTTACTGCAAATTTCCAATCTATTGGCAAACCTATTGGTAGACAGATTACGGAACTTGTAACCAATATTACTGTTCTGGGGCAAAATGTAAAAAAGAGGTCATTTTTATCTTTAGATTTGCATTATAATATGATACTGCTATGAGTCAATCAGTCTATTTTGAAACAGTGAATGATTATAATCATTTTAATAATCA of the Chryseobacterium viscerum genome contains:
- a CDS encoding alpha/beta hydrolase, translated to MKKITISIVALIAVTTSLSINAQTKKINQTKMEKTGVIQHSNPFGLAYDDAITENVAGKVNIHPVKYTLNGIDIAANVYTPANYNPSKKYAAITVAHPNGGVKEQTAGLYAQRLAEAGYITIAADASYQGASGGEPRHTDKPVFRTEDIHGMADFISQYPGVDINRIVAFGICGGGGYTLKATQSDKRFKVVATLSMFNSGEVRRNGFLNSGLNTIQERLKQASDARAQEAAGGKIIYSGVASITDEEIQKISTDLYREGYIYYYRTNAHPNSTFLYPTSNLLDLMTWDAAENMDLINQPLLMIAGSKADTKYMTDEAFPKAVNAKEKELFIIDGATHIQTYWRPEYVEKAVNKLTEFFEKNL
- a CDS encoding alpha/beta hydrolase encodes the protein MQNKTTTYLSLIILILVSNLIAKAQNKMVQKPITIVSQGNFSAGGSVIKSEGVFDPLKPWNVRQGGQTRHGDHADVFYQIPVKPKKLSMVFLHGYGQSRRSWQTTADGREGFANIFLRKGYSIYLVDQPGRGEAGQTTKPGQISGTPDDQTWFTQFRIGLYPQFNEGVQFPKDSISMDQFFRMMTPNTGNVDETTIVNAMSSVMDKSGNGILFTHSAGGSPGWKTAIKNEHIKAVVAYEPGGFTFPEGEEPEGNRGGKGVPMNEFMKLTKIPIVVYYGDYIPTEETNAASLNFWKNVLTMARQWAKVVNSHGGDVTIVHLPELGIKGNTHFLMSDLNNVEVAELLSKWLKEKGLDK
- a CDS encoding cupin domain-containing protein, with protein sequence MKHVVILLLSVLLLSSCCTKSTLEGGKTYIFPKGKKVTNNNFTGNVWLKMLCQDEQLLTISIGNVTFEPGARTKWHLHPGGQIILVTEGIGYYQEKGQMKKILHKGDVIKCPPNVEHWHGASPDSHLVHLAISDNDKGAVMWLEPVTDEEFYK
- a CDS encoding aldo/keto reductase — protein: MKKVILNNDVEMPVLGFGVFQVADLAECEKAVVEAIETGYRLIDTAASYGNEEAVGNAIKRSGVTREELFITTKLWVQDAGYEKTLKAFEKSLKKLQLEYLDLYLIHQPYGDIFGSWKAMQELYHSGKIRAIGVSNFHPDRIADMISNSGFTPAVNQIETHPFHQQVETQKFLIENNVQIESWGPFAEGKNDIFNNKVLKTIAEKYNKSVAQVILNWLTSRNVIVIPKSVRKERMAENFNIFNFELSSEDMDAIATLDTASSLFFDHRDPNMVKWLSERKLDL
- a CDS encoding carboxymuconolactone decarboxylase family protein → MKQLKYFILIIQIMSISLFTTGMKAQRLTTQRSHLSEKDKNIITISSFTAQGRLPELKGSLNSGLESGLTINEIKEILIHTYAYCGFPRSIRGLQSFMEVLEERKAKGINDNIGKAASIIGNNNSKYARGKKILEELTRTQQPDKLSGYSAFAPAIDTFLKEHLFADIFERDVLTYVQRELATISVITAIGDADPMLQSHLGISLNLGWSPEQLNEFVTIISSTISIEKSNAAKMILNQVLKNRTK